Proteins co-encoded in one Metabacillus sp. KUDC1714 genomic window:
- a CDS encoding YolD-like family protein translates to MIRDRGNIKWTSMMLPEHVKLLRDWSEADSYQEKPELDEQQLEQFNETICLAMEEHAELVFTYYQDHFHHTCTGYVHYIDPIQHTLQIVDEQSGHRQKLSLEAIVDVKQK, encoded by the coding sequence ATGATACGAGACAGAGGGAATATAAAATGGACATCAATGATGCTACCTGAGCATGTAAAGCTACTAAGAGATTGGTCAGAGGCTGATTCCTATCAAGAAAAGCCTGAGCTTGATGAGCAACAGCTTGAACAATTTAATGAAACAATTTGCCTAGCAATGGAAGAGCACGCTGAGCTAGTTTTCACATATTATCAAGATCATTTTCATCATACATGCACGGGCTATGTTCATTATATCGATCCAATTCAACATACGCTTCAAATTGTCGATGAACAAAGTGGCCACCGCCAAAAGCTATCACTTGAAGCGATTGTTGATGTGAAGCAAAAATAA
- a CDS encoding YqzH family protein, with protein MENEFLLKMLKNSFLQYGRDLDIDPLSKDDSLQLIEKITNEKDKDTEWYEVVEDVVYSYLTNQE; from the coding sequence ATGGAGAACGAATTTTTATTAAAAATGCTCAAGAATAGCTTTTTACAATATGGCCGAGATCTTGATATAGATCCGCTTTCGAAAGATGATTCCTTACAACTAATTGAAAAGATTACAAACGAAAAAGATAAGGACACAGAGTGGTACGAGGTTGTGGAAGATGTTGTATACTCGTATTTAACAAACCAGGAATAA
- a CDS encoding Y-family DNA polymerase, giving the protein MIEDYGQLPKRKILCIDMKSFYASCAAVLLGLDPLTCYLVVVGDTERQGSIVLAASPQMKKEFGIKTGARLFEVPKDPRIKIVNPKMGTYIRMSTEITKLLHRYVPKEAIHTYSVDESFIEVDGVEHIWGDAQTIADKIRDDMKCEFGLPSAIGIGPNMLLSKVCLDIDAKKTGIAEWTYDDVKEKLWKIEPLSKMWGIGSKVQKTLNRMGIFNVGQLANYPLELLEKKFGVMGNQLYYHAWGVDLSAVGAPIMQGQISFGKSQILLRDYPDPEEVKHVILEISEEVARRARQHNKVGRTISLGIGYSRDEFGGGFHRSKTIDQPTNITMDIYEICLQLFDKFYANKTVRQISITLSNIEDDCVMQLDLFRQNRSKQRTLGYVMDSIRHKYGSDAILRAVSYTPAGTAKHRAKLVGGHKA; this is encoded by the coding sequence ATGATTGAAGACTACGGTCAGTTACCAAAACGAAAAATCCTTTGTATTGATATGAAAAGCTTTTATGCAAGCTGTGCTGCGGTTTTACTTGGTTTAGATCCCCTAACATGTTATTTGGTCGTTGTTGGTGATACTGAGCGCCAAGGGAGTATTGTACTGGCAGCTTCTCCGCAAATGAAAAAGGAATTTGGCATTAAAACGGGGGCGAGATTATTTGAAGTTCCAAAGGACCCGCGGATTAAAATTGTTAATCCGAAGATGGGTACCTATATTCGGATGTCAACAGAAATAACAAAATTACTTCATCGCTATGTGCCAAAGGAGGCAATTCATACCTATAGTGTGGACGAAAGCTTTATTGAAGTGGATGGGGTAGAGCATATTTGGGGTGATGCCCAAACGATTGCCGATAAAATTCGTGATGACATGAAGTGTGAGTTTGGTCTCCCTAGTGCAATTGGCATTGGACCTAACATGCTTCTTTCAAAAGTATGCTTAGACATCGATGCGAAAAAAACAGGTATAGCAGAGTGGACGTATGATGATGTAAAGGAAAAGCTGTGGAAGATTGAGCCGTTAAGCAAAATGTGGGGGATCGGTTCAAAGGTGCAAAAAACATTAAATCGGATGGGGATTTTCAATGTCGGACAGCTAGCCAATTACCCTCTTGAGCTTCTCGAGAAAAAATTTGGAGTTATGGGTAACCAACTATACTATCACGCATGGGGAGTGGATTTATCAGCAGTCGGGGCACCGATCATGCAGGGACAAATTAGTTTTGGGAAAAGTCAGATTTTGCTTCGTGATTACCCAGATCCCGAGGAAGTTAAGCATGTCATTTTAGAAATAAGTGAGGAAGTTGCCCGCAGAGCACGGCAGCACAATAAGGTCGGAAGAACGATTAGTCTTGGAATTGGCTATAGCCGTGATGAATTTGGCGGTGGTTTTCATCGATCTAAAACAATTGATCAGCCGACAAATATTACAATGGATATTTATGAAATATGTTTGCAGCTGTTTGACAAGTTTTACGCAAATAAAACGGTGCGGCAAATATCGATTACTTTATCAAATATAGAAGACGATTGCGTGATGCAGCTTGACTTGTTTCGCCAAAATCGTTCGAAGCAGCGAACACTTGGCTATGTAATGGATTCAATTCGCCATAAATATGGTTCAGATGCAATTTTACGTGCTGTGTCGTACACTCCAGCCGGAACAGCGAAGCATCGTGCCAAACTTGTAGGTGGACATAAAGCATAA
- a CDS encoding GDSL-type esterase/lipase family protein yields MAVKQQQCLTYVALGDSLTVGVGASFLAPGFVARYVRLTEKELNKHVVADIYAESGIETGAVLTIVERPDLHEKIKRANIITISAGGNDLINASKDLAETGDVTELNQSVKECHSNMVKIMRTIHELKKECGVPYRIYLLNLYNPLPQIPLADKWVRLFNRHLNSLGNGSTIFVADIYTVFKGRQGELLSRRDDIHPNDLGYQEIAYTLFHLGYPNEFQSG; encoded by the coding sequence ATGGCAGTTAAACAACAGCAATGTTTAACATATGTTGCTTTAGGAGATTCTCTAACGGTTGGAGTAGGTGCATCATTTTTAGCACCTGGTTTTGTAGCACGTTATGTCAGGCTGACAGAAAAAGAGCTAAACAAGCATGTAGTTGCTGATATATATGCAGAATCTGGCATTGAGACAGGTGCAGTACTTACGATTGTAGAACGCCCAGATCTACACGAGAAAATTAAGCGTGCCAACATCATCACTATTTCCGCCGGAGGAAACGATTTAATCAATGCAAGTAAGGATCTTGCTGAAACAGGTGATGTAACGGAGCTTAATCAATCAGTAAAAGAATGCCATAGCAATATGGTAAAAATCATGCGCACAATACATGAACTGAAAAAAGAATGTGGTGTGCCTTATAGGATTTACCTTCTCAATCTTTATAACCCGCTACCACAAATTCCACTTGCAGATAAATGGGTGCGGTTATTTAATCGCCATTTAAATAGCCTTGGTAATGGCTCAACAATTTTCGTTGCTGATATTTACACTGTTTTTAAAGGGAGACAGGGTGAGTTATTGTCAAGACGAGATGATATTCATCCAAATGACCTTGGATATCAAGAGATTGCATATACATTATTTCACTTAGGCTATCCGAATGAATTTCAAAGTGGATAA
- a CDS encoding CDGSH iron-sulfur domain-containing protein: MSNVQIKVMDNGPLRISGEVELIDVDGNKFTTKEIFSLCRCGRSSKMPFCDASHKGNFDSCVRAEKVLGE; this comes from the coding sequence GTGTCTAACGTACAGATCAAAGTTATGGATAATGGTCCTTTGCGGATATCAGGAGAAGTAGAACTGATTGATGTTGATGGGAACAAATTTACGACAAAAGAGATTTTTTCTTTATGCCGCTGTGGACGTTCTTCGAAAATGCCATTTTGTGATGCGTCTCATAAAGGGAATTTTGATTCTTGTGTTCGTGCCGAAAAAGTCTTAGGTGAATAA